The Desulfomonilia bacterium DNA segment GAAAGATTAACACTGGCCGAGTTGGAGTTGGGAAACCTGACAACCGTGTTTTCCCACAGCGTCTGTGAATTCCGCCATATGAAGGTCTGCCTGCAGGTCATATAAGAATATGCGGAAACTATCATGGCGAATATGACAAAGGCGGCAAGTGCGGGAAGGTTCGGTGATAGTTTTTTGAAGTTTAAACGCTTAAACCGAAGGGAGGCAAGAAGATATCCCAGCAGGACACACCAGCTGAGCGAGGACAGGAATGCGTACCTGTCGGCAAGGGTCTGTGAAATCGGGAATATATGTGATACCGGCAGGATGAAGATGTAGTACCAAGCGATGAATATGAAGGCGACAAATCCTTTTTTTATGAGAAAGAAGATGGCCGATGAAACAAGCACAAGGTTGAGAAAAACGAACATCCAGGCATGCCAGTCCCTGACAGACGTATGGAGCTTGATCGGATAATCCGCCACGAAATCAATGTTGAATGCGATGAGCCTTATATACTCGATGCATATCTGGGATACGGCCAGCATGTTTTTTGCGAACGTTCCGCCATGATATGGCTTTACACCGCCCGCAGAGTAAATCATCTTCATGAACCAGAAGGTGAACGGCAGTATGAACAGAAGGATGAGCGCAAAGAAAATGGCCCTTCTTTTCCAGAAGCCCCTTTCCGGGTTGTACATTTGAATGGCAATATCGACTGCGAGCATGGCTGCTGGCAGTGCGATGGCGGTCGGTTTTGAAAGGACTGCCAGTATTAGCGCAACGGCGCTTGCTGTAAAATATGCCGGATGGCCCCTTCTCGCCTTTACGAAAGCCCACATGCTTAGCATGGTAAATAATCCGAGCAGCGGCTCTTTCCTTGCATATAGCCATGCAACAGTTTCCACATGCACCGGATGAACAGCAAATAATATTGTTGAAAGGGCTGAGGCGAGGAAGGCCGTTTTATCATCCTTTCCCAACGCCGAAAGCAGTTCATATAAGAACATGAAAACAGCAAGACACATAAAAAAATAGAGCAGAATGCTGTGGATATGCATTGCCAGGACAGGGTCTGAAGGAAGGATCGAATAGTCGATTACATACGACAGGTCGCGTACGGGCTGCCATGTGCCTGTGTCTGTAATAGTGAAAATTCTTCTGATATTGTCCATGGAGGGCGCATAATTCTGCGGATTTTCGATCAGGACCGGGTCATCCCAGTTCGTAGGCTTATTGTAGATAATATTGAAATAGAGCCCGAAAACAAGAATGCCAAGCAGAATCATAAAAGAGGTTCTTCTATGCTTTATCCCCATTCTTTTTAACTTTAGCATGCTGTACAGCCGTAAACAACCCTGATATACTCGATAACCATTCGGAGGAATTATGTTCGTATCACTGCAGATGAAAGGCTATGCGGAAAAATCGTCATGGATCAGGAAGATGTTCGAAGAGGGCGTAAGGCTTAAGCAGGAATTCGGGACGAACAACGTCTTTGACTTCAGCCTCGGAAATCCTGACGTACCGCCCAGGGAAGAGGTGCTGGCCGTAATAGAGCGGCTTGCCAGAGAGATGAACCATGGCTACATGCACAACGCGGGATACCCTCAGGTGAGGCACTGTATTGCGGAATTCGTCCGCCGCGAATATGGGGTTAATGTTTCCGGCGACGATATTATCATGACCTGCGGCGCGGGCGGGGCGATGAATGTCGTGCTGCGTTCGATACTCAATCCCGGCGATGAGGTCATAACACTTGCCCCTTATTTCGTAGAATATGGTTTTTATGTGGAGAACTTCGGCGGCAGACTCGTCGTTGTAAAGTGCAGTGAAGATTTCATGCCGGATATAACAAATATAAGAAAGGCAATAACAGAAAAAACAAAGGCGATAATAATCAACTCCCCCAACAATCCTTCAGGAAGGGTGTATCCCCAGTCCGTACTCGACGGGTTCAAGGGCCTGCTTGATGGATTTCCCGGCATACTGCTCATATCGGACGAGCCCTACAGGCGCATTGTCTTTGATAACATAAAGCTTCCATCCGTGCTGGCTACCGTGCCTAATTCGGTGGTGGTGACCTCCGCTTCGAAAGACCTTTCCCTTCCCGGCCAGCGCATAGGTTATATAGCGGTCAATCCGGGAATTCCCGAAAGGAAGGAACTGATCGATACGTTCATCATGGCGAACAGGATCCTTGGTTTCGTGAATGCCCCGGCAATCATGCAGATGGTTATGGCGGAATGCATCGACATGAACATTCATGTGGAAAACTACCAGAAGAGAAGAGACCTTATTACCGGTGTAATGGATGATGCAGGCCTGACCTATGCAAGACCCGAAGGCGCATTCTACCTTTTCGTGAAGTCGCCCATAGAGGACGATGTGGAGTTCTGCAGGGCGCTTGCCGGTGAAAAGATACTGGCAGTCCCGGGCACGGGCTTCGGCTGGCCCGGGTATGTGCGCTTTGCTTACTGCACTTCCGAGAGCGCAATAACAGGCATGGCGCCTGGACTTTTGAATGTTGTCGACAGGCTGAGGGGTTAGGCTGAGAAATCGGTTCCAGACGCTTGTATCGTTATCCGGAACGGATTCATCCGTCTTCACAAATAATCATGGCTAAAGACATATCCAGTATTAAATTTCTGCTGAGGGCATTCAGTCACAGGAATTACCGTCTTTTCTTTGCCGGTCAGGGGCTTTCGCTCATAGGCACATGGATGCAGCAGATTGCCATGGGATGGCTTGTTTACCGCATAACGGATTCGACCTTTTATCTGGGGCTTATTGGTTTCACCGGACAGGTGCCGATATTTGTTTTTGCATCGCTGGCCGGGGTATATGCCGACAGGCATAACCGCCGCAATATCCTTATGATTACTCAGATCGTTTCCATGCTGCAATCTCTTGCACTTACAATACTGACTTTTACCGGTATGGTGGGTGTCTGGCATCTGATTGTGTTGAGTTCGGTACTGGGAATTGCAAACGCCTTCGACATGCCTGCAAGACAGTCGTTTGTAATCGACATAGTCGAGGAGAAGGAAGACCTTGGCAATGCCATTGCCTTTAATTCATTCATGTTCAACGGCGCCCGCCTGGTAGGACCTTCGATTGCCGGGATTGTCATTGCGTATGCAGGGGAGGGCATGTGCTTTCTTGTCAATACATTAAGCTTCATGACAATAATATTCGCACTTCTTGCCATGAAGCTGTCGTTCAAGGAGAAAACAGCCGGAGACAAAAGCATATTGAAAGGGCTTGTTGAAGGATATACCTACTCATTCAGGCATATACCGATCAGGAATATACTTCTTCATCTCTGTATTATGAGTTTCATCGGCATGCCCGCCACGGTTCTGATGCCTTATTTTGCACGTGACCAGCTTCACGGCGGGCCGGGCACGCTGGGTCTTCTCTCATCTTTTTCAGGCCTCGGCGCGCTTATCGGCGTTTTATACCTTGCATCAAGGAAGGACACCTCCGGATTGACCAGGCTTATAGCAATAACTTCGGCAATATTCGGGATAGGTCTGGTGGGGTTTTCCTTTTCTGCATCATATATTCTATCAATGACTCTGGTTTTTTTCATGGGCTTCGGGATGATAGTACAGATGGCCTCCTGCAACACCATCCTTCAGACGGTTGTTCAGGAGGAGATGAGGGGAAGGGTAATGAGTCTTTATGCAATGGCCATAGCAGGCATGGTGCCTTTCGGGAGTCTTATCGTGGGCATGCTCTCATCAAAGCTCGGTTCGCCGTATACGGTTCTTATCTGCGGTTTATCCTGTGTCGCTGCGTCTATCCTTTTTTCAATCAGGTCCGGGCGCAAAGAAATTCATCGATGAAGGACTCATTTCTTTTGCATCACCTTGACCGTAACCGTATCCCCTTTTGCATCATGGATAAGGAGAGTCTGATTTTCAGTGTTCCGTTCTACCCTTCCTGATGACGTATCAACCAGGTACCCGTATGGATACTGGAAGCGCGGGACATATATCTCGGTCGGAGCCTTTATTTTATCATCTGGCCTGAAAGTGAAGGTGAACATTTTTTTCTTCAGATTGAAATTCATTGATAAGGGCGTGCCGCCTGTCCTGACTGCATAAGGCCTGCAGAACCCGGCAATTGCCCTGCCTCCTGAATCTATGTCAGATGGGTTATCCTGCTGATCGCGAGAGAATATCGAATTGTCCTCCTCGTTCCAGTTGTCGCCGTGAAGGTTGTTGTTGTCAGCGGTATATGTCCAGATTGTAGCGCTTGTGAGGTTTTGATCCATGGCCTGATAATATGAATCAAGCGCCTGTATGTGTTTTTTGTAGTTGCCCGTCCTGTATGCCTTTCCGTCGTAGAGCTTGTACATCAACCCGAATTCGCCGATGAGCGTGGGAGCGCCTCTCAGATTCTTTCTGCTGAATCCCTTGATATGAGCTATCTGGTTGGCCATGGATCTGAGGGCTCTCTTTCTGCCGATTACCAGTTTCTCCGTGTAAACATCTCCGGTGTACCACGGACTGAACTTGTTGCGGTAGACCATGAGCACATCATACCAGTGGCTTGCATTCACAATATTTCCGGCGTCATCAGGTCCCATGTCAGGGAAATCCTTGCCGGGAACCGCCTCAATGAATATGAATGCTTCAGGGCTCACGCTCCTTATTTCACGGGCGAACCTGTTTACGAAAGGCTTGATGCAGTCGTTTACGAAGCTTACCTTCCTGCCTTTTATCGTGTTGAAATAATCAGGCTTCAGGATTTTAGGTTTGCCGTCAACAATATCCCAGACGCCGTGCTCTTTCCATACGCATTCAAAGCCGTCCTTCCAGAGCCGCTCACCATAAGGATTGACCATGACTCTGCCTATTTTCTTCGAGCCGGTTATGTGCATCCTGTACCTGTCAACCTCTTGAGGGATGCCGTAAGCAGCTGCCATGGACTGAAGCGGATTGGGTGCAGCCTCGCCGATAAAGCGCATGTCGCCAAGGCCTGAGAGGTCCTTGAACTCGATATATCCGCATTGCGGTTCGTTGAGGCTTCCGTATCCCACTATATTCGGCAGGTCTTTCAGCCTTTCAGCCAGATGTTTGATCGCATTTATATAATGGCTCTGGAGGAATTCCTGCACGTTGACGCCTTCCACCATACGTTTCGGCGCAAATGCTTTCCCGCCGAAAAAAAGCGTGAACATGGTGCATGTGCCGAACTTGTAGTTGTTTGTGTCCCATATCATGTGAGGGATAGGGTTGCCGTGGATGTTGTGAACGAAGGCGGCACCCGTCTCATGCATTTTCGTTATGTCCATGCCAAGCATTTCCATTGTCCATGCGGGCGCTCCGTCACCACCCGTCCAGCGGCTCCAAACATCCTGGTGGGGGTCGATGAAAACGTTTATCCCGTACCCCGCCGCCTTTTCGAGGACG contains these protein-coding regions:
- a CDS encoding tetratricopeptide repeat protein, translating into MILLGILVFGLYFNIIYNKPTNWDDPVLIENPQNYAPSMDNIRRIFTITDTGTWQPVRDLSYVIDYSILPSDPVLAMHIHSILLYFFMCLAVFMFLYELLSALGKDDKTAFLASALSTILFAVHPVHVETVAWLYARKEPLLGLFTMLSMWAFVKARRGHPAYFTASAVALILAVLSKPTAIALPAAMLAVDIAIQMYNPERGFWKRRAIFFALILLFILPFTFWFMKMIYSAGGVKPYHGGTFAKNMLAVSQICIEYIRLIAFNIDFVADYPIKLHTSVRDWHAWMFVFLNLVLVSSAIFFLIKKGFVAFIFIAWYYIFILPVSHIFPISQTLADRYAFLSSLSWCVLLGYLLASLRFKRLNFKKLSPNLPALAAFVIFAMIVSAYSYMTCRQTFIWRNSQTLWENTVVRFPNSNSASVNLSVIYIGQGRYEAAQQLCVNAIRNLPYDYLAISNLALAQMLMGQYDNAIHNYKEALKLSPDMDRAKMGLANCFWQKGDWKTSCNIYLTLIESGYNIKSSGHEGLVLARLSFAANKMGNKTESDRLLERGYAVSRGRPEFLVSIAEIATSLGRKDIAARAYNSVLPMLKKPEARARIKSRLDSLNSN
- a CDS encoding pyridoxal phosphate-dependent aminotransferase codes for the protein MFVSLQMKGYAEKSSWIRKMFEEGVRLKQEFGTNNVFDFSLGNPDVPPREEVLAVIERLAREMNHGYMHNAGYPQVRHCIAEFVRREYGVNVSGDDIIMTCGAGGAMNVVLRSILNPGDEVITLAPYFVEYGFYVENFGGRLVVVKCSEDFMPDITNIRKAITEKTKAIIINSPNNPSGRVYPQSVLDGFKGLLDGFPGILLISDEPYRRIVFDNIKLPSVLATVPNSVVVTSASKDLSLPGQRIGYIAVNPGIPERKELIDTFIMANRILGFVNAPAIMQMVMAECIDMNIHVENYQKRRDLITGVMDDAGLTYARPEGAFYLFVKSPIEDDVEFCRALAGEKILAVPGTGFGWPGYVRFAYCTSESAITGMAPGLLNVVDRLRG
- a CDS encoding MFS transporter; its protein translation is MAKDISSIKFLLRAFSHRNYRLFFAGQGLSLIGTWMQQIAMGWLVYRITDSTFYLGLIGFTGQVPIFVFASLAGVYADRHNRRNILMITQIVSMLQSLALTILTFTGMVGVWHLIVLSSVLGIANAFDMPARQSFVIDIVEEKEDLGNAIAFNSFMFNGARLVGPSIAGIVIAYAGEGMCFLVNTLSFMTIIFALLAMKLSFKEKTAGDKSILKGLVEGYTYSFRHIPIRNILLHLCIMSFIGMPATVLMPYFARDQLHGGPGTLGLLSSFSGLGALIGVLYLASRKDTSGLTRLIAITSAIFGIGLVGFSFSASYILSMTLVFFMGFGMIVQMASCNTILQTVVQEEMRGRVMSLYAMAIAGMVPFGSLIVGMLSSKLGSPYTVLICGLSCVAASILFSIRSGRKEIHR
- a CDS encoding cellulase family glycosylhydrolase, giving the protein MKIDGEWFKDDEGRTLLLRGVNLGGSSKIPVKPGGTWMKEGFYDYRDVSFVGRPFPLSKADEHFARLKHWGLTFERFIVTWEAIEHAGPGIYDEAYIDYVRAVLEKAAGYGINVFIDPHQDVWSRWTGGDGAPAWTMEMLGMDITKMHETGAAFVHNIHGNPIPHMIWDTNNYKFGTCTMFTLFFGGKAFAPKRMVEGVNVQEFLQSHYINAIKHLAERLKDLPNIVGYGSLNEPQCGYIEFKDLSGLGDMRFIGEAAPNPLQSMAAAYGIPQEVDRYRMHITGSKKIGRVMVNPYGERLWKDGFECVWKEHGVWDIVDGKPKILKPDYFNTIKGRKVSFVNDCIKPFVNRFAREIRSVSPEAFIFIEAVPGKDFPDMGPDDAGNIVNASHWYDVLMVYRNKFSPWYTGDVYTEKLVIGRKRALRSMANQIAHIKGFSRKNLRGAPTLIGEFGLMYKLYDGKAYRTGNYKKHIQALDSYYQAMDQNLTSATIWTYTADNNNLHGDNWNEEDNSIFSRDQQDNPSDIDSGGRAIAGFCRPYAVRTGGTPLSMNFNLKKKMFTFTFRPDDKIKAPTEIYVPRFQYPYGYLVDTSSGRVERNTENQTLLIHDAKGDTVTVKVMQKK